One Natrinema halophilum genomic window carries:
- a CDS encoding sodium:calcium antiporter: MDDTDEGASDVDQESNEEGGLEGAVERIVEGHGILGGVIVLVIGGAVLTVCVEKLISYLTRAALGLKLSLFALAIVFTGFEFDDTILALVLSAGNLETAALGTALGTGLAIVGATLALAAIVRPFPVDIPSDYVVLFALAPVLLLPFVLAGTLTFVHGLLLLGAFVLIFGYIIRREFQRETPVFRNTELGEEIRADGGATLPAPISQIAEDRFVADRPAAGVLWLLLAFLSLVGIVFASMFLEAGSEVVIDGLGLEETVFGATVLTVILTFEDVMLTIEPVRRGVPEIGVGNVIGSVLFSVTGNVGVIMLFSDLEISQSVLRFHLPSVILVTILAAYFLYQGEVRRWHGYLLGACYVSYWLIALVVFGGVPIGG, translated from the coding sequence ATCGACGATACTGACGAGGGTGCAAGCGACGTCGACCAAGAGTCGAACGAGGAAGGTGGTCTCGAGGGTGCGGTCGAACGTATCGTCGAGGGCCACGGCATTCTGGGCGGAGTGATCGTTCTGGTCATCGGCGGGGCCGTCCTGACAGTTTGTGTCGAAAAATTAATTAGTTATCTTACTCGCGCAGCGCTGGGGCTAAAGCTATCGCTGTTTGCACTCGCGATAGTTTTCACGGGATTCGAGTTCGACGATACGATCCTCGCCCTCGTGCTCTCTGCTGGTAATCTGGAGACCGCTGCCCTCGGAACAGCACTCGGAACGGGGCTGGCGATCGTCGGGGCGACGCTCGCACTCGCGGCGATCGTCAGACCATTTCCAGTCGACATTCCCTCCGATTACGTCGTCCTTTTTGCGCTGGCACCGGTGCTGTTGCTACCGTTCGTCCTCGCGGGAACGCTGACGTTCGTCCACGGTCTCTTGCTTCTCGGTGCATTCGTACTGATATTCGGTTACATCATCCGTCGTGAATTCCAGCGGGAGACGCCGGTGTTCAGAAATACCGAACTCGGCGAAGAGATACGGGCCGACGGTGGCGCGACACTTCCGGCGCCAATTTCGCAGATCGCCGAAGATCGGTTCGTCGCCGACCGGCCTGCTGCCGGAGTACTGTGGCTTCTGCTCGCTTTCCTCTCGCTAGTCGGCATCGTCTTCGCCTCGATGTTTCTCGAGGCGGGGTCGGAGGTCGTAATCGACGGATTGGGACTCGAGGAAACGGTGTTCGGTGCGACGGTACTGACGGTGATCCTCACGTTCGAAGACGTCATGCTGACGATCGAACCGGTCCGACGAGGGGTTCCCGAAATCGGCGTCGGGAACGTAATCGGAAGCGTCCTCTTTTCGGTGACCGGAAACGTCGGCGTCATCATGCTTTTCAGCGACCTGGAGATTTCGCAATCCGTGCTCAGGTTTCACCTTCCGTCAGTCATCCTCGTTACGATTCTGGCCGCGTACTTCCTCTACCAAGGCGAAGTAAGGCGGTGGCACGGCTATCTGCTCGGTGCCTGTTACGTCTCTTACTGGCTGATCGCTCTCGTGGTCTTCGGCGGTGTGCCCATCGGTGGGTAA
- a CDS encoding sodium:calcium antiporter, with the protein MVTPSSPVILAGVFLFGVVLVVWCVEVFIEAVAQSAISLGISGFFLAVVLAGIDLENAVLGVTAAVADLPGLAVGTVFGESLFVLTVAVGLAGIVVPFRMDVPRAYLLLLVVTPVPAFVLSLSGRLDFLDGAVLVGLFVPLLAYIFWHERRSETTYLLPEEVQEAIQLENRPGTEAADGGETGRQPLESDLDIDFDFDELVPSLEDRSGRFSLGVALLAVIGMTIGSGLTVYSAEGIFVALGISGLAFGATVLSFIASLEELALTLEPVRQGHPELAVGNVVGSTVFYTTANLGLVALLHPVATGGDVLTVHWPFLAGSLLLVSATLARGRVTRLSGIALIGWYVGYWIINYL; encoded by the coding sequence ATGGTCACCCCGAGTTCGCCGGTGATCCTCGCCGGCGTCTTCCTCTTCGGCGTGGTGCTCGTCGTCTGGTGCGTCGAGGTCTTCATCGAGGCCGTCGCTCAGAGCGCCATCTCGCTCGGGATCTCCGGATTCTTTCTCGCTGTCGTTCTGGCCGGCATCGACCTCGAGAACGCGGTGCTCGGCGTGACTGCTGCCGTTGCCGACCTCCCGGGGCTCGCGGTTGGTACGGTATTCGGTGAATCGCTGTTCGTCCTTACCGTCGCCGTCGGACTCGCAGGAATCGTCGTTCCGTTTCGAATGGATGTACCACGGGCGTACCTGCTTTTGCTCGTCGTCACGCCAGTTCCAGCGTTCGTGCTGTCACTCAGCGGCAGGCTCGATTTCCTCGATGGTGCCGTACTCGTCGGGCTATTCGTCCCCCTACTGGCGTACATTTTCTGGCACGAAAGGCGGTCCGAAACGACGTATTTGCTCCCCGAGGAGGTTCAGGAAGCGATCCAACTGGAGAACCGACCGGGGACTGAGGCTGCGGACGGCGGCGAAACGGGACGGCAACCACTGGAGAGCGACCTGGACATCGATTTCGATTTCGACGAACTAGTGCCGTCGCTGGAGGACCGATCCGGGCGGTTCTCCCTTGGCGTTGCTTTACTCGCCGTAATTGGGATGACTATCGGCTCCGGACTGACGGTCTACAGCGCCGAAGGCATCTTCGTCGCGCTCGGTATCTCCGGGCTCGCATTTGGCGCGACGGTGCTGAGTTTTATCGCGTCGCTCGAGGAACTCGCGCTAACGCTCGAACCAGTCCGTCAAGGCCACCCGGAACTCGCGGTCGGGAACGTCGTCGGCAGCACCGTGTTTTACACGACGGCCAACCTCGGACTCGTCGCCTTGCTCCATCCCGTCGCAACCGGCGGTGACGTCCTGACGGTCCACTGGCCGTTTCTCGCCGGCAGTTTACTTCTCGTGTCGGCGACGCTCGCTCGAGGCCGCGTGACGCGTCTCAGTGGAATCGCCCTGATCGGCTGGTAC